Part of the Methylorubrum populi genome is shown below.
GGACCATCGGTCGGCGCGTCTCTGCCTTCCTCACGCACGCAGCGGAGGAACCGCTGCCGGCTGAACCCAAACGGGCGAAGGCTGGTGGTCAGCGCGCGCAGCACGAGGCGCATGGCCTGCTCGCGCTCTTCGGCGACTGCAAGGCGCGCCTTCAGCGTCTCCAGCTCACTCGGGGGTTCCGGCACCAGCATCGGCAGCCCTGATCGCTTGTCACCAGCCACCCTGATTCTCCTTGGTCTCGGCGACAGGCTTTTGGCTCGCGGCTCGTCTGTTGTCGATCGGACCGCGGGCACAATCGGACGTTATCCGCGCCGCCCAGCCGTCGCCGCCCGCCGCCTCCCCTCGACCTCTCTCGCCGCGGAGTGACGCCCATGGTCGCCTACAGCTTCAAGAAGCGGTTCGGCCCGCCGATCCTCGCCGGCACCAAGGCGCAGACGATCCGCGCCGACCGGAAGCGGCACGCTCGGCAGGGCGAGCAGCTGCAGCTCTACACCGGGATGCGGACGAAGCACTGCCGGCTCCTCGGCCGGCCGACCTGCCTCTCTGTCATGCCCGTGCGCCTGTGCTTCTCCGAGCGCAGCGCGACCGAGCTATTCGAGGTGGGCGGCGAGCTGCTCAGCCCGGCGCGGATGGACACCTTCGCGCGCGAGGACGGCTTCGAGAGCGTCGAAGACATGGCCCGCTTTTGGTGGGCCGAGCACCCGCCGGAGGAGGGCGATCGCATCGCCTTCGAGGGCGTGCTGATCCGCTGGCAGCCTCTCGCCGACGCCCCCGTCCTTCCCCTTGCAGCCGAGTGACCGCCATGCCCGAGGTATCCCGCAAGCTCGACATCAACCTGCACGACACGTCCGTTGGCATCTGGCAGGACGACCCGAACGACCCGACCTTTCGATCCGAGATCTTCGAGCCGCTGACCGCCTGGATGCGGCGGCGAGGCTGGCGCGTCACGGCCGATCCGGAGGTGCTGAAGCGCCACCGCTGCATCAGCAAGGGCTACCGTGTCGCCGAGCGCGGAGACCTGCGCGCGAGGGGCGAATGCCACGGACGGTCCATCGAGGTGACGTTCTGGTCCGAGCGCGCCGTGCAGGAGAACCGCAACGGTCGGCGCTATGACTTCGACAAGCGCGACCGCGCGCCGTACCTCGACCGCCTGCGGATGGACTTGGAGGCGCGGCGCATCCTGGCATGGCTGGGCGCGCGTGCCGAGCTGACGATCCGCGAGCGGCGCACCCCTCGCTGCGGGGCTGGGGCCGGTGAACTGCCGGCCGCGGCATGGATCGAGCAAAACGCCCGCGCGTCAGGCCACTATGCGCCCGAGTTGGGCCGGGCCCGCTACACCAACGGCGATCGGTGCCGTGCAACGAAGGACGGCGGGCTCCTGGAGCACGGCTCAGTCGCGTGGTTCATCGACCGCAAGGGCCGCGTTCTGCGGGGTCGCGCCTTCTACTCGCTCAACGACCGGTGGGCCATTCAGGTCGGCCGGTTCGGCGTCACCTTCGCCTCGGCCTTCGAGATGTTCACCGCGCCGCCGCCAGAACTCCGGCGGAAGCGGAACGAAGAGGCTCGCCGCAAGCAGCTTGAGCGAGAGATCGGCCGCGCCGTCAGGGGCGAGGACTTCGAGCGCGCGGCGCTGCTGAAGAGGATCGCGTTCGGATCAGAGCCCGTTTACCGGATCTGGTCACGCAAGAACGACTGCTATTACGGCCCGCAATACTGCGGCTACACCGCAGACATGACCTTCGCCGGTCGCTACACGCGCGAAGAGGCAGAGGCCGAAGTCCTTCGCGTCCCGCACATCCTCAGCCTCGTCACGCCCGCCGGCAAGCACCTGCGCGCCGAGGACTTCGCGGCGCCTTCCATTCTGATGGCTGCGGAGTAATCGTCATGGCCGAGACCAGCACCATCGAATGGACCGACGCGACGTGGCAGATCGTAACCGGCTGCTCCCTTGAGAGCCCCGGCTGCACGAACTGCTACGCGATGAAGCTCGCCGGCACGCGGCTTCAGCACCACCCCTCGCGCGAAGGGTTGACGGTCCCGAGCAAGGCCGGCCCGGTGTGGAACGGGAAGGTCCGGTTCAACGAGGAATGGCTCCTGCAGCCGATGCTCTGGACCCGCGGCCGCAACATCTTCGTGGCCGCGCACGGCGACCTGTTCCACCCGGAGGTGGCAGACGAGGTGCTCGACCAGGTGTTCGCCGTCATGGCAGCATCACCGCAGCACACGTTCCAGGTGCTCACGAAGCGCTCGGCCAGAGCCCGCGCCTACCTGACGGCCCCCGATGTCGTCGCCCGGATCATCGCGGCGCTGGAGGCGCTCGCCGAGATCATCGGACCCGGCAAGAATAGCCGCGACCCGAAGGGCGGCGCGGGCTGGAACGCGTGGGCGGCAGCCGAGAACCTGAAGCTCGGCAACGTGCAAAGCTCCTGGCCGCTCTGGCCCCTGAAGAACCTCTGGCTGGGCGTCTCGGCCGAGGATCAGCGGCGCGCCGACGAGCGCGTGCCGGACCTGCTCGCGACACCCGCGGCCGTCCGCTTCGTCAGCGCTGAACCGCTGCTTGGGCCGATCTCATTCTTCGACCTGCTGAGCGAGCCGGGCCGACGCGTAGACGCCCTTCGCTCCGGCCTCGCATGGCTACAGACCGAGGAGGGATGGCTCGGCGGGGCGGACTGCCATCCTGCGCTCGATTGGATGATCGTTGGCGGAGAGAGCGGCCCGAACGCACGGCCGATGCACCCGGCATGGGCCCGCAGCATCCGCGACCAGTGCGCAGCGGCCGGCGTCGCCTTCCACTTCAAGCAGCACGGGGCTTGGGCGGCGATCGATCAGAGCGCAGGCGCCGATGAGGCTGGCTGGCAGGGCCGCGGCGACTGGATGATCCTGTCCGCCGACGGCGACCTCGACATTCCCGACGATCGCTGGCCGGACGAGGCCGCCGGCGAAGTCGCCGTGGTCCGCGTCGGCAAGAAGACCGCCGGCCGCCTCCTCGATGGAGTGGAGCATAACGGCATGCCCGAGGTGCGGATATGAGCGCCCGCGCCCCGAAGCCGCCATGCCCGATCTGCGGCGACCCCAACGCCTATCCGCTCTGGGCAGATCAGGCGCAGCCCGAAGCCTGCGCCGCAGACGCCGCCTCTTGGCACGGAGGCGGACCCGTCACGTTCCGGACCGTTACCGAATGCCCCCTGCAGATGAACCGGGCTCGGCAGGCTGCGGCGTTCCGGAAACTGGTGCCCGACGCCTTCGACACCAACGGCAAGATGCTTCCCGGCCAGCTCGCCCGCGTGCTCGGCGCCTATGCGAAGGCCTATCCCGGTCGGAGTGTCGTGCTGTGACGAAGCGAGCCTCAAAGCCTCTCCCGCCGCCGACCGACGAAGAGCGCCGCGTCGCCGGTGAAGCGGCCCGAGCCCTCCGCGCGGCGATCGCCAATCCGAGCACGAGAGGCGCCGAATCCGTCGTGCACATTGATCTCGCCCGCCCGCGCCGCGGTGAGTGGTGGACGACATGGGCGAACCTGCCCGGCTTCGTCCGGGTGAACGGGTACGGCGGGCACTACTGGCACGCCTGCCTGCCGGGCTGGACCTACAGCCGGCGCGAGATCGTCGCGGAGATGATCCCCGACCTCGAGGCCCTGGCCGAGCACGGCGTGCGGCCGACCGAGGCGACGAGCAAGGGAGCAGCCGCGTGACCCGCCGTTTCGCCGCCGACACGTCGGTCTCGATGGACCGCAGCATCGCCGAGATCCGGACGACAGTCCGGCGCTACGGGGCCAACGAGTTCATGCACATGGAGAGCGACGAGCGCGCCGCCGTCTCGTTCGCGATGCGCGGGCGCCGCATCCTCTTCCGGGTGCCGATGCCCGATCAGAAGGACCGCGCTTTCACGCACACCGAGACCGGCAAGCTGCGGGCGGCCAACGTCGCCGAGGCAGCATGGGAGCAGGCCTGCCGTGCGAGCTGGCGGGCGCTCGCCCTGGTCATCAAGGCGAAGCTCGAAGCGGTCGAGGTCGGCATCGTCGTCTTCGAGGACGAGTTCCTGGCGAACACCGTCCCGCCGGGCTCCAGCGTCACCCTCGGCGAGGCCATGCGCGAGCCCATGCGGATCGCACACGAGACCCAGAGCAGCACGCCGCTGCTGCCGTATCTCGGGGAGGACGGCCGATGAAGGCGACCGTCTCCCCCGCGGCCGAGGCATTCGCCCGCCGCGTCCACGCCGGCCAAGTCGACAAGGGCGGCGCGCCCTATACCGGGCATCTCGGACGCGTCGCAGCCCGCGCCCGCGCGCATGCCGAGGCGATGGGGCTGCCGATCCAGCACGCCAAATGGTG
Proteins encoded:
- a CDS encoding phage Gp37/Gp68 family protein → MAETSTIEWTDATWQIVTGCSLESPGCTNCYAMKLAGTRLQHHPSREGLTVPSKAGPVWNGKVRFNEEWLLQPMLWTRGRNIFVAAHGDLFHPEVADEVLDQVFAVMAASPQHTFQVLTKRSARARAYLTAPDVVARIIAALEALAEIIGPGKNSRDPKGGAGWNAWAAAENLKLGNVQSSWPLWPLKNLWLGVSAEDQRRADERVPDLLATPAAVRFVSAEPLLGPISFFDLLSEPGRRVDALRSGLAWLQTEEGWLGGADCHPALDWMIVGGESGPNARPMHPAWARSIRDQCAAAGVAFHFKQHGAWAAIDQSAGADEAGWQGRGDWMILSADGDLDIPDDRWPDEAAGEVAVVRVGKKTAGRLLDGVEHNGMPEVRI